The stretch of DNA GAAGCCGGAAGTCAGGCAGATTGACTTTCGGCCACGGCGGGCTACAGCCGCTTTACTTGAATGCCGTTCAGGAAGGGTTGTCCCTGCCCGGGTGTAAACTCAACGACAATGCCTTGGTGCTCCCTGGCCGACGCATGCACCGTAAAGCTCGCGGCCTGCAACGGCCGCAGATACGTGGCCGTGCTCAGCTCGGGCAGCACCGGCAGCGCGTTCACCAGCACCGAAAAGGAGCGAGCCTGCCCCAGAGCTGTGGCCCCCGTGGCGTTGCTGTTTCCCGAGAGGTTATAAACCAGCTGCTCACCCTGGGGCGCGGCTTCCAATTCTGCAAAGTGTAGTACTACCTCGTACTCACCGTCGGGCACGTCGAGACGGAACTGGCTGAGGACCAGACGCTGGGTTTCGTACAGGGCATCGTAGGAAGTGCCCAGAACGTCGCGGTCGGAGCCGTAGGGGAGCCGGTCGCCGGGCTGTTTGTAGGCCTGTCCGCCCACGTAGCCCCAGCTGCCGGGCGTGTAGGCCTGTTCCGGTACCCACACTTGGTGCAGCTTGTCATCGGTGAAATAGCGCGCGTCGCCCAGGCTCACGTTGAGCTCCGTGAACGGCAGCTGCGGAGAGTCCAGGCGGGTGGGCAGGAGTTGGAACTCGATGTCGGTGAAGTCCTCCATGGCTTGGCCCTGCGCCTGGGCGCGGAGCTGGTTCAGGCCCGCGCCAAACGGCACGGTAAAGCGCGCCACGCCAAACTCAGCGGGACGGGTGCCCAGGTCGCGGCCATTGAGCAGCAGACGCACGGCGGGCTGGTTGGTGTACACCTCCACGGGCTGGCGGCAGAATAGCGAATCGGGGCCTACGGCTTGGCCGGCGCGGAGCGTCCAGGAGCGGCTACCAATCTTCAGGAAAGGCGATTTAACTAAGTGCGCTTGGTAAAACAAGTAGGCATCCTTAGGCTGCCGGTCGCCGGTGAGCAGGCTTTTGTTGTTGATGTGGGGCACCGCCTCCTGCCGCGTTTCAGAGTTGAACTCGGCCAGGTTCCACACTGTGCTGCCCGCCACGAAGGGCCGCTCCAGCATGGCTTTCAGGTAGAACTGATGGTAGCGGTTGGCGTACTCCGAGGTTTTATCAAAGCGCTGGGGCTGAAAGGAGTGCAGGCGCACGTCGGAGTCGGCCCCGTACTCGGTTACCAGCAGTGGCTTGGTGGGCAGCTCTCGGCGGTGTCGGTCCAGAAACTTTGGGAAGCCTTCCAGGTCACCGGAGTACCAGCCCTGGTAGAGGTTCCAGCCCACGAGCTGGGCAATGGCCGGCAGTCCCGCCAGCTGATACAGCTCAAAGTCGCCGTGGTTAACGATCATAGTGTAGCGGGCTGGGTCTTCGCGACGCGTCAGGCTGTCGAGCTCCTGGGCCAGGCGGTTTACGCGCCGCAGGTACACTTTGCCCGGCTCGTTGTCGCGCTTGATACCGGCGGGCAGGCGCAGCAGCACCTCGTTCATATAGGCCCAAATGATGACACTGGGGTGGTTGTAGCCCTGGCGGATCATCTCGGTTTGCATGGTGAGGCAGTTGGCAAAGAAGCCCTTGGAATCGGTAATGGCATTCACAATGGGAATCTCCACCGAGGCCAGAATGCCCAGCCGGTCGCAGGCCTGCAGCACTGCGGGGTCTTGGGGGTAGTGCGACACGCGCAGGAAGTTGCCGCCCAGCTGCTTGAGCAGCTGCACATCGCGCTCATGCAGGGCATTGGGCAAGGCGTTGCCTAGGCCAGGGTAGTCCTGGTGGCGGTTGGTGCCAATGAGCTTGAGGTGCTTCCCGTTCAGGAAAAAGCCCTGAGCCGCATCAAACTTATACCAGCGCAACCCCACCTGGTTGGTTACTTCATCCAGCGGCGGAGCCTGCTTGCCCTCCAACACCTGCGACACGGCCCGGTACAGGTAAGGCGCATCCGGCGACCACAGCTGCGGCTGACGTAGGCGCGGCAGGGGCTGGCGGAACGTGCGCTTTTCTCCCGCTTTGAGGGTAAGCGCCGTTTGTTGCTTCGCCACCGTGCGCCCATCTCGGTCTAGCAGCCGGGTAAGCACCGTGACTTTCCGGGCCGTACCCGATTCATTGGTCAGGGCGCCCGCCACTACTACGTCGGCCGCCTCCGCCGATACGGCCGGGGTGGTGACGAACGTGCCGTTGGAGGCGTAGTTGTCGAGGTCGAAGTGCACGGGCGCGGCGGCTTCCAGGTACACGTCTCGGTAGATACCGCCGTAGAAGGTGAAGTCGGCGGAGAGGGGCGGAATGTCGGGGTTGTGGCGGTTGGTGAGGCGGACCAGCACCTCGGTAGCGGCCGGCGCCGAGCCGTTAAACTTCAGCAGGCCGCTGAGGGGCACCCGGAAAGCAGTGTAGCCGCCCGCGTGGCGGCCAGCTAGTTGCCCGTTCACGTATACTTCGGCTTCCTGGTTAGCACCCTCAAAGTAAAGGTACACGCGGCGCTGCTGCCAGGCGGCGGGTACGTACAGGGTTTTCTTGTACCAACCCACGCCACGGTAGTAGCCCGGCTCATCATCGAGCACGTCGGCAGCGTTCCAGGTGTGGGGCAGGGAAATGGCTTCCCAGCCTTTGGCCGCAGCGGCTTGCGCGGGCGTCAGGCCAGCGTCATCCTTACGGAAAAGCCAGTTGCTATTGATGGATTGTACTACGCGCTGGGCCACAGCAGGAACCGTAAGCAGGGCCAGCCACAGACCTAGCAGTACTCCGCGCCATAATGAGCGTGGGTAGCTATCAGGCCTGCGGTTAATAAGGCTTCTATTAATCAACTTCATTTACAACGTCAGTAATACGGGTTCTAGGCCAGGCGACTGCACCGCTACTACGGTTTGGCCGGGTTTGCCTTCCAGCTGAATGAGGGCGCGCCCGTTATAGGCCTGCACCTTGCGCGAGCCGCTGCTGGTGCCCAGGTCGTCGTGGAGTTTGCCGGCGCCGGCCAGGGAGAATTCTACCCAGCTGGCCGCATCCAGGCACTGCACGCCCTGAGCATCGAAGAGCTTGGCCTCTACGGTGGTCAGGCCATTGGCAGTGCTTACCTTTTCGAGGGTTAGCTTGGTGGGCTTGCCCCATTTCTGGGTTTGGTAGCGGAAGCTGATTTCGTCCTGCACGGTTTGCTTGCCCTGGCGAGCCACCACGCGCACCTGATTTTGACCGGCCACGAAGGGCACGTTCCAGTGCAGGCCCGCGGCCGGAAAATCCTGGCTGTTGCGCTTTTTCACGCCGTAGCTTTTGCCATTCACAAACAGCTCGGCCTGCTCGCAGTTAGAGTACACCTTCACCAGTTTCAGCTCGCCCTCGTCGCCCCAGCGCACGGGCCAGGAGTGCCCGTAAATGCGGGCCATGGGCTGCGTCGTCCAGTACGACTGGAACACGTAGTAGGCCTCCTTCTTCGTGAAGTCACGCTCCACAACGCCCTTCTGGTTCATGTAGGGAATGGGGTTATCGGGGCGCACGGGCGTGGAGAAATCCTTGAAGGGCCAGTAGGCCGTGCCGCTCAGCCAGGGCATGGTTTCCTGCTCCTTCAGGTGCCAATCCACGAGGTTGCAGAGGTAGGTTTCGCTCCAGTCGCCATCCTTGGATACCCGGGCGCTGCCCCCAAACAGGGAGGCGTCGCCGGACCGCTCATCGGCGCCCTTGCCGGCCGTGATTTTGGCCAGGGCGTTGTCGGGATTTTCGGAGTGGCGGCCGGCGTGGCTGTCGCCGCCCCACTCCACGTGCAGGAAGCGCTTCACGCCCTCAAACTCTTTGCGGCTCACCTCTTTGTACTCGGTGTAGATGCCGCGGTACCAGCCCGCCCAAATGGAGGGTGAGTACACATCTACAATGTCCTTACAGAAGTCGCAGCGGCGAATGGCGGTGTAGCGGGAAGCATCGAGGCGGTGGGAGAGGTCGTTGAGCTCCGTCATAAACGCCCGGATCTTCTGCTTATCAAACTCGGGGAAGTCGCCGGGCCAGTCATTCTCATTGCCCAGCCCCCAAATGATG from Hymenobacter taeanensis encodes:
- a CDS encoding glycoside hydrolase family 2 TIM barrel-domain containing protein, producing the protein MKLINRSLINRRPDSYPRSLWRGVLLGLWLALLTVPAVAQRVVQSINSNWLFRKDDAGLTPAQAAAAKGWEAISLPHTWNAADVLDDEPGYYRGVGWYKKTLYVPAAWQQRRVYLYFEGANQEAEVYVNGQLAGRHAGGYTAFRVPLSGLLKFNGSAPAATEVLVRLTNRHNPDIPPLSADFTFYGGIYRDVYLEAAAPVHFDLDNYASNGTFVTTPAVSAEAADVVVAGALTNESGTARKVTVLTRLLDRDGRTVAKQQTALTLKAGEKRTFRQPLPRLRQPQLWSPDAPYLYRAVSQVLEGKQAPPLDEVTNQVGLRWYKFDAAQGFFLNGKHLKLIGTNRHQDYPGLGNALPNALHERDVQLLKQLGGNFLRVSHYPQDPAVLQACDRLGILASVEIPIVNAITDSKGFFANCLTMQTEMIRQGYNHPSVIIWAYMNEVLLRLPAGIKRDNEPGKVYLRRVNRLAQELDSLTRREDPARYTMIVNHGDFELYQLAGLPAIAQLVGWNLYQGWYSGDLEGFPKFLDRHRRELPTKPLLVTEYGADSDVRLHSFQPQRFDKTSEYANRYHQFYLKAMLERPFVAGSTVWNLAEFNSETRQEAVPHINNKSLLTGDRQPKDAYLFYQAHLVKSPFLKIGSRSWTLRAGQAVGPDSLFCRQPVEVYTNQPAVRLLLNGRDLGTRPAEFGVARFTVPFGAGLNQLRAQAQGQAMEDFTDIEFQLLPTRLDSPQLPFTELNVSLGDARYFTDDKLHQVWVPEQAYTPGSWGYVGGQAYKQPGDRLPYGSDRDVLGTSYDALYETQRLVLSQFRLDVPDGEYEVVLHFAELEAAPQGEQLVYNLSGNSNATGATALGQARSFSVLVNALPVLPELSTATYLRPLQAASFTVHASAREHQGIVVEFTPGQGQPFLNGIQVKRL